The Posidoniimonas polymericola genome includes a window with the following:
- a CDS encoding AAA family ATPase — protein sequence MSNASLAQEQPPASSGSEHQRLEELLSRIHSLTADSEPQAGMAGIPQSAPQPTAQRPAQRPAQGAAQGAAQGAAQPPRPQPNAAAQRPVSKEWLPEEPQSLTAGGLTEGEVEDLILKLLTSRSEATGRFIAENVRLAFRLVDPLLQSLKHDRLIAHKGAAMMNDYVYQLTELGRERGKKLTEHCTYFGAAPVTLKDYIDAVKKQTIADQHPTEADLHRAFEDLLINKNMLRRLGPAINSGRGLFLYGAPGNGKTSIAERITKAFGQFVWIPRALGIDGEIMRLFDPSMHEEAPLAAEDGLIDSNRIDNRWVRIRRPTIVVGGELTMDALEVTLNTSTGVSEAPVQLKSNCGTLVIDDFGRQRMTTDELLNRWIVPLEKRYDFLNLSSGKKIQVPFDQLIVFSTNLEPKDLVDDAFLRRIPYKIEVDDPDEASFRKLFEIMAPIVGVQYDQASLDYLVTRHYQAENRPMRCCQPRDLLLQIRNFTRYVGGEPVMSIENFDAAVENYFAVM from the coding sequence ATGTCGAATGCGTCGCTCGCCCAAGAACAGCCCCCCGCCTCGAGCGGCAGCGAACACCAGCGGCTGGAAGAGCTGCTCAGCCGCATCCACTCGTTGACCGCCGACAGCGAACCCCAGGCCGGGATGGCGGGGATCCCGCAGTCGGCCCCTCAGCCGACGGCACAACGTCCCGCACAACGTCCCGCTCAAGGGGCTGCTCAAGGGGCTGCTCAAGGGGCTGCTCAACCACCGCGACCGCAGCCGAATGCGGCGGCTCAGCGGCCGGTCAGTAAAGAGTGGCTCCCCGAAGAGCCGCAGTCGCTGACCGCGGGCGGGCTGACCGAGGGCGAGGTCGAGGACCTGATCCTCAAGCTGCTCACCTCGCGGAGCGAGGCGACCGGCCGCTTCATCGCCGAGAACGTGCGGCTGGCGTTCCGCCTAGTCGACCCGCTGCTGCAGAGCCTCAAGCACGACCGCCTGATCGCCCACAAGGGCGCGGCGATGATGAACGACTACGTCTACCAGCTAACGGAGTTGGGGCGTGAGCGGGGCAAGAAGCTGACCGAGCACTGCACCTACTTTGGGGCGGCGCCGGTCACGCTCAAGGACTACATCGACGCCGTCAAGAAACAGACGATCGCCGACCAGCACCCCACCGAGGCCGACCTCCACCGCGCCTTCGAGGACCTGCTGATCAACAAGAACATGCTGCGGCGGCTCGGCCCGGCGATCAACTCTGGCCGCGGCCTGTTCCTGTATGGAGCGCCCGGCAACGGCAAGACCAGCATCGCCGAGCGCATCACCAAGGCGTTCGGGCAGTTCGTCTGGATCCCGCGGGCTCTGGGCATCGACGGCGAGATCATGCGGCTGTTCGACCCTAGCATGCACGAGGAGGCTCCGCTCGCCGCCGAGGACGGCCTGATCGACAGCAACCGCATCGACAACCGCTGGGTCCGCATCCGCCGGCCGACGATCGTCGTGGGCGGCGAGCTCACGATGGACGCCCTCGAGGTGACCCTCAACACGTCCACCGGCGTCAGCGAGGCGCCCGTCCAGCTCAAGAGCAACTGCGGCACGCTGGTGATCGACGACTTCGGCCGCCAGCGGATGACCACCGACGAGCTCCTCAACCGCTGGATCGTGCCGCTCGAAAAACGCTACGACTTCCTCAACCTCTCGAGCGGCAAGAAGATCCAGGTGCCGTTCGACCAGCTGATCGTGTTCTCGACCAACCTCGAGCCGAAGGACCTGGTCGACGACGCGTTCCTGCGTCGTATCCCGTACAAGATCGAGGTCGACGACCCCGACGAGGCCAGCTTCCGCAAGCTGTTCGAGATCATGGCCCCGATTGTCGGCGTGCAGTACGACCAGGCGTCGCTCGACTACCTGGTCACCCGACACTACCAGGCCGAGAACCGCCCGATGCGTTGCTGCCAGCCGCGCGACCTGTTGCTGCAGATCCGCAACTTTACGCGCTACGTCGGCGGCGAACCGGTGATGTCGATCGAGAACTTCGACGCCGCGGTCGAGAACTACTTCGCGGTGATGTAA